A region from the Phycisphaerales bacterium genome encodes:
- a CDS encoding DUF2092 domain-containing protein — protein MWQRIATGFVALASSTSIVLSQPPDAATGDARVQWQRMIEYLESLPAYTFDLTSRNVTTADGLLMDYSMRYAVSIERPGRYALRWTGGMKGPEYISDGANLTIHLPVAQQYQVIDAPPNAIDALDPDRLGYLGEFYGSFLADAPGMRTLLSELPAESAAALAEQLVYVGLEAIDGVDAHHLRVDNSARAHDVWIAAGDPPRPVRFSFEPESPMWDASDYWEEPKNVTSITLTNWNGSPVLTDELFAFAAPEGSEQVDDLSEAMFNMDMGETAGGEAELLGTPAPEFELESLEGTKVQLAGLREGGRIVVLDFWATWCPPCREGLPVITETMANYPEDKAVFYAINVMEDAKTVRTFLDDQKLDIHVLLDSEGTVGDLYGVTGIPQTVVIGADGTIQSIHVGFMPGVGDQLKEEIDTLLAGESLVEARERRSAEALELADMEQLWSVPGNWQSVAADPSGVEVAVGFKGNRLAKVSADGKVLSEVPAQCSAGVLRLARLVPGAVDPAAVVFSQWGQTVEAVAADGSSLWDYNLGDGVDDVWAADLDGDDLDEVIIGYNGFTGLHVLSNEGELRWKNTSIGNVWHVTAADVDGDGLPEVITTSAEGKVHIFDKDGKRMKNFSPGVYANMVRAVSPGNGAGGAIYVGGSARNGSEAVVKMSIDGQRMWSVDLPGETSASIDAMAVNGSAALLAVTTRSGSLYLLDTDAGEILAQYPGVEPLSQIAWINGDGSRPTLLLTSRTGLTAIARSVDE, from the coding sequence ATGTGGCAACGGATCGCAACGGGGTTCGTCGCGCTCGCGTCAAGCACCAGCATCGTTCTTTCCCAGCCACCTGATGCGGCTACGGGGGACGCGCGAGTGCAATGGCAGCGCATGATCGAGTATCTCGAGAGCCTTCCTGCGTATACATTCGATCTCACCTCGCGCAACGTCACGACTGCCGATGGGCTGCTCATGGACTACTCCATGCGCTACGCCGTCTCGATCGAGCGGCCGGGCCGCTACGCGCTGCGCTGGACGGGAGGGATGAAGGGTCCCGAGTACATCAGCGACGGCGCGAACCTCACGATCCACCTGCCGGTGGCCCAGCAGTACCAGGTGATCGACGCGCCGCCGAACGCCATCGACGCGCTCGATCCCGATCGGCTCGGATACCTCGGGGAGTTCTACGGCTCGTTCCTCGCCGACGCGCCGGGGATGCGCACGCTGCTGAGCGAGCTTCCAGCGGAATCAGCCGCGGCTCTCGCGGAGCAACTCGTCTACGTCGGCCTCGAGGCGATTGATGGCGTCGATGCCCATCACCTTCGAGTCGACAACTCAGCGCGGGCCCACGACGTGTGGATCGCTGCGGGCGATCCGCCGCGACCCGTGCGCTTCTCATTTGAGCCCGAGTCGCCGATGTGGGATGCATCGGACTACTGGGAAGAGCCGAAGAACGTGACCAGCATCACGCTGACCAACTGGAACGGTTCGCCGGTCCTCACGGATGAGTTGTTCGCGTTCGCGGCGCCGGAGGGAAGCGAGCAGGTGGACGATCTTTCGGAGGCGATGTTCAACATGGACATGGGTGAAACCGCAGGAGGCGAGGCCGAGCTGCTCGGCACGCCCGCGCCGGAATTCGAGCTCGAGTCGCTCGAAGGCACGAAGGTGCAGCTCGCCGGCCTGCGCGAGGGCGGCCGTATTGTCGTGCTCGATTTCTGGGCGACGTGGTGCCCGCCGTGTCGCGAGGGTCTGCCCGTCATCACCGAGACCATGGCGAACTACCCCGAGGACAAAGCCGTCTTCTACGCCATCAACGTCATGGAAGACGCCAAGACGGTCCGCACCTTCCTCGACGACCAGAAGCTCGATATCCACGTCCTGCTCGACAGCGAAGGCACGGTCGGCGACCTGTACGGCGTGACGGGCATTCCACAGACCGTCGTCATCGGCGCGGACGGCACCATCCAGTCGATCCACGTCGGTTTCATGCCGGGCGTGGGCGATCAACTCAAGGAAGAGATCGATACGCTGCTGGCGGGTGAATCACTCGTGGAAGCACGTGAGCGCCGCAGCGCCGAAGCGCTGGAGCTGGCGGACATGGAACAACTCTGGAGCGTGCCGGGCAACTGGCAGAGCGTGGCGGCAGATCCATCGGGCGTCGAGGTTGCGGTGGGATTCAAAGGCAATCGGCTGGCGAAGGTCAGCGCAGATGGCAAGGTGCTTTCCGAGGTGCCGGCTCAGTGCAGCGCGGGCGTGCTCCGCCTGGCCCGGCTTGTGCCCGGAGCAGTGGACCCGGCGGCAGTCGTGTTCAGCCAATGGGGTCAGACCGTCGAAGCGGTTGCCGCCGACGGCTCGTCGCTGTGGGACTACAACCTCGGCGACGGCGTGGATGACGTGTGGGCCGCCGATCTCGACGGCGACGACCTCGACGAAGTCATCATCGGCTACAACGGCTTCACCGGGCTGCACGTCCTCTCGAACGAAGGAGAACTCCGCTGGAAGAACACCAGCATCGGCAACGTATGGCACGTGACCGCTGCGGATGTGGACGGCGACGGACTGCCCGAAGTCATCACCACCTCGGCGGAGGGCAAGGTGCACATCTTCGACAAGGACGGCAAGCGCATGAAGAACTTCTCGCCCGGCGTCTACGCGAACATGGTCCGGGCCGTATCGCCGGGAAATGGCGCAGGCGGCGCCATTTATGTGGGCGGCTCGGCCCGGAATGGATCGGAGGCGGTCGTAAAGATGTCCATTGACGGGCAGCGGATGTGGTCGGTGGATCTGCCGGGAGAAACCTCGGCGTCGATCGACGCGATGGCCGTCAACGGCTCGGCGGCTCTGCTCGCGGTCACGACGCGAAGCGGGTCTCTTTACCTGCTCGACACGGACGCGGGAGAAATCCTGGCGCAGTATCCGGGCGTCGAACCGCTCAGCCAGATCGCGTGGATCAATGGCGACGGATCGCGGCCGACGCTGCTGCTGACATCGAGAACGGGGTTGACGGCGATCGCACGCAGCGTCGACGAGTGA
- the secY gene encoding preprotein translocase subunit SecY yields MFQAFINVFRIPELRNKLLFTIAMLAIYRIGFWIPLSGVDQSQLEQFFSQRESDSNAATKLALYISTFTGGDLGQSTIFGLGVMPYISASIIFQLLASAWKPLQDLQKEGPTGRQKITEWTRYATIALCVVQGFAWMTYMQSQGFIYPTIANNTGLLWSFRIQGVLALVAGTTFLMWLGEQIDKYGLGNGVSLIITAGILAQMPTAVNLVAQDFSLDATSDARYGPLAVVFLICSFMAVTAGAIVITVAQRRIPIQQAKHTRGRKVYGGQKAFLPLRINHGGVMPIIFAQSLMIFPSVGFSSLANMSSGSEQTWWINFTRFLGDSMTMGKFPYVVCEIILIYFFSYFWTTVQFNPKEMSEQLRDHGSFIPGLRPGPRTAEYLETVLERVTYVGAGFLAIIAVIPSVVASSMQIPFVVSSFLGGTGLLIVVSVGLDFVQRIEANLLMRNYSGFLGGGSGDRIRGRRG; encoded by the coding sequence ATGTTCCAGGCCTTCATCAATGTCTTTCGCATCCCCGAGCTGAGGAACAAACTGCTCTTCACGATCGCGATGCTCGCGATCTACCGGATCGGTTTCTGGATTCCTCTCTCTGGCGTGGATCAGTCGCAACTCGAGCAGTTCTTCAGTCAGAGGGAATCCGACAGCAACGCGGCGACCAAGCTGGCTCTCTACATTTCTACGTTCACCGGCGGCGACCTCGGCCAATCCACGATCTTCGGCCTGGGCGTGATGCCCTACATCTCCGCCTCCATCATTTTCCAGCTCCTCGCCTCGGCGTGGAAGCCGCTGCAGGATCTTCAGAAGGAAGGCCCCACCGGTCGCCAGAAGATCACCGAGTGGACGCGCTACGCCACCATTGCGCTGTGCGTCGTCCAGGGCTTCGCGTGGATGACCTACATGCAGTCGCAGGGGTTCATCTATCCCACGATCGCCAACAACACCGGGTTGCTCTGGTCGTTCCGCATCCAAGGCGTGCTGGCGCTGGTTGCGGGCACGACTTTTCTCATGTGGCTCGGCGAGCAGATCGACAAATACGGCCTGGGCAACGGCGTGTCGCTCATCATTACGGCCGGCATCCTGGCGCAGATGCCCACCGCGGTGAACCTCGTCGCCCAGGACTTCAGCCTCGACGCCACCAGCGACGCCCGCTACGGCCCGCTCGCGGTCGTCTTTCTCATCTGTTCGTTCATGGCGGTCACCGCCGGCGCCATCGTCATCACCGTGGCCCAGCGCCGCATCCCCATACAGCAGGCCAAGCACACCCGCGGCCGCAAGGTGTACGGCGGGCAAAAGGCCTTCCTGCCCTTGCGCATCAACCACGGCGGCGTCATGCCCATCATCTTCGCCCAGTCGCTGATGATCTTCCCCTCGGTGGGCTTCTCGAGCCTGGCCAACATGTCTTCGGGCAGCGAACAGACGTGGTGGATCAATTTCACGCGATTCCTGGGTGACTCGATGACGATGGGCAAGTTCCCCTACGTCGTCTGCGAGATCATCCTCATCTACTTCTTCAGTTACTTCTGGACCACCGTCCAGTTCAACCCCAAGGAGATGAGCGAGCAGCTGCGCGATCACGGCTCGTTCATCCCCGGCCTGCGACCCGGTCCGCGCACGGCTGAGTACCTCGAAACCGTGCTCGAGCGCGTCACCTACGTCGGCGCCGGGTTCCTTGCGATCATCGCCGTCATCCCTTCGGTCGTGGCGAGTTCGATGCAGATCCCCTTTGTCGTCTCGAGCTTCCTCGGCGGTACGGGCCTGCTCATCGTCGTGAGCGTCGGGCTCGACTTCGTCCAGCGGATCGAGGCGAACCTGCTCATGCGCAACTACTCCGGCTTCCTCGGCGGCGGCAGCGGAGATCGCATTCGCGGGCGAAGAGGCTGA
- the rplO gene encoding 50S ribosomal protein L15, with protein MMIHEITSLVEPYKARKRIGRGRGSGHGKTSGRGHKGAKSRSGWSEKLAREGGQLAYFRRIPKRGFSNKAFATTFYVVNVRDLEKHFSAGETVNADSLIAKGLIRDTELPVKVLGSGDLTKKLSISAGKVSETARAKIEQAGGSIELSMKTTWKRPAAGAKSKKK; from the coding sequence ATGATGATCCACGAGATCACAAGCCTCGTCGAACCCTACAAAGCACGCAAGCGCATCGGGCGCGGTCGTGGCTCGGGGCACGGCAAGACCTCCGGACGCGGACACAAGGGCGCCAAGTCCCGCAGCGGCTGGAGCGAAAAACTCGCCCGCGAAGGCGGACAACTCGCCTACTTCCGGCGAATCCCCAAGCGCGGTTTCTCCAATAAGGCCTTCGCCACGACGTTCTACGTCGTCAACGTCCGTGACCTGGAGAAGCACTTCAGCGCCGGCGAAACCGTCAACGCCGATTCACTCATCGCCAAGGGGCTCATTCGCGACACCGAACTTCCCGTGAAAGTGCTCGGCAGCGGTGATCTGACCAAAAAGCTGTCGATCTCGGCCGGCAAAGTCTCCGAGACGGCCCGCGCCAAGATCGAGCAGGCCGGTGGCAGCATCGAACTGAGTATGAAGACCACGTGGAAGCGGCCGGCCGCCGGCGCCAAGTCGAAGAAGAAGTAA
- the rpsE gene encoding 30S ribosomal protein S5, giving the protein MIDESSESQGFESNTVGVFRTAATVKGGRRFSFGALVVVGDRRGRVGYGYAKGKEVPPAIEKAEKDARRSLTKVELIKGTIPHTVLGRYGASEVRMLPASPGTGVVAGGTVRAVLELAGVRDCLTKCYGSTNKKNLVKATMEGLKQLRSKKKIEELRGVSIETTHVEEFTANAPEVEYVRKEPKQTEQQGGGRGGRRGGGDGGGRGRPRRGRSSGTGSTDGGGQTEQPAG; this is encoded by the coding sequence ATGATTGACGAATCCAGCGAATCACAAGGCTTTGAGTCCAACACCGTGGGCGTGTTCCGCACGGCCGCCACGGTCAAGGGCGGTCGCCGCTTCAGTTTCGGCGCGCTCGTCGTGGTCGGCGATCGGCGCGGCCGGGTCGGCTACGGCTACGCCAAGGGCAAGGAAGTGCCCCCGGCGATCGAGAAGGCCGAGAAGGACGCCCGCCGCAGCCTGACCAAGGTCGAACTCATCAAGGGCACCATCCCGCACACCGTTCTGGGCCGCTACGGCGCCAGCGAAGTGCGCATGCTGCCGGCCAGCCCCGGCACCGGCGTTGTGGCCGGCGGCACCGTCCGCGCCGTCCTGGAACTTGCCGGCGTGCGCGACTGCCTGACCAAGTGCTACGGCTCAACCAACAAGAAGAATCTCGTCAAGGCCACGATGGAAGGCCTCAAGCAACTCCGCTCCAAGAAGAAGATCGAAGAACTGCGCGGCGTGAGCATCGAAACCACCCACGTCGAAGAATTCACCGCCAACGCACCCGAAGTCGAATACGTCCGCAAGGAACCCAAGCAGACCGAGCAACAGGGCGGCGGCCGAGGCGGACGGCGCGGCGGAGGAGATGGCGGAGGTCGCGGCCGACCGCGCCGCGGCCGGTCTTCCGGCACCGGCTCGACCGACGGCGGCGGCCAGACCGAGCAGCCCGCAGGCTGA
- the rplR gene encoding 50S ribosomal protein L18 translates to MSRTSDRVLRRQRRRRGMRKRIFGTPDRPRLSVYRSLRYLYAQVIDDVAGRTIAAASSRDAEFKGESTGDINAAKTVGALLAQRAGQAGVKQVQFDRNGLRYHGRVKALADAAREAGLQF, encoded by the coding sequence ATGAGTCGCACATCGGATCGAGTTCTCCGCCGCCAGCGCCGCAGGCGCGGCATGCGCAAGCGGATCTTCGGCACGCCCGATCGGCCCCGCCTTTCGGTCTACCGCTCGCTGCGCTACCTCTACGCCCAGGTGATCGACGACGTGGCCGGCCGCACCATCGCCGCCGCCTCCTCGCGCGACGCCGAGTTTAAGGGTGAATCGACTGGCGACATCAACGCGGCCAAGACCGTCGGCGCCCTGCTGGCGCAGCGCGCCGGCCAGGCCGGCGTCAAGCAGGTGCAGTTCGATCGCAACGGGCTTCGCTACCATGGCCGGGTCAAGGCCCTGGCCGACGCCGCCCGTGAAGCGGGGCTTCAGTTCTGA
- the rplF gene encoding 50S ribosomal protein L6 codes for MSRVGKKPVAVPAGVNVTINNRDVTIEKGDKKLSFTHRPEVAVEWDSTKREVVCTIPENRMRDQAYKAYWGTTRSLIQNMVKGVTKGYEKKLEVVGVGWNANLQGNKLVLNLGYSKPVEVPVPAGLKVGVERQIITLSSADKQLVGQFAATVRAKRKPEPYNGKGVKYTDEQIIRKEGKTVVGR; via the coding sequence ATGTCTCGAGTCGGAAAAAAACCAGTCGCCGTCCCCGCCGGTGTGAACGTCACGATCAACAATCGAGACGTCACCATCGAAAAGGGCGACAAAAAGCTCAGTTTCACCCACCGCCCCGAAGTCGCGGTGGAGTGGGATTCGACCAAGCGCGAAGTCGTCTGCACGATTCCGGAAAACCGGATGCGCGACCAGGCCTACAAGGCCTACTGGGGCACCACGCGCTCGCTCATCCAGAACATGGTCAAAGGCGTGACCAAGGGCTACGAGAAGAAGCTCGAAGTGGTCGGCGTGGGCTGGAACGCCAACCTGCAAGGCAACAAACTCGTCCTCAACCTCGGCTACTCCAAGCCGGTTGAAGTGCCTGTGCCCGCCGGGCTCAAGGTCGGTGTTGAGCGGCAGATCATCACGCTCTCGTCGGCTGACAAGCAACTGGTCGGCCAGTTCGCCGCCACCGTCCGCGCCAAGCGCAAGCCCGAGCCGTACAACGGCAAGGGAGTGAAGTACACGGATGAACAGATCATCCGCAAGGAAGGCAAGACCGTCGTCGGCCGCTGA